One Aegilops tauschii subsp. strangulata cultivar AL8/78 chromosome 2, Aet v6.0, whole genome shotgun sequence genomic window, ctttctctcctttcccgtatggcccattaaggcccaatacgaattcccgtaactctccggtactccgaaaaatacccgaatcactcggaacctttccgaagtccgaatatagtcgtccaatatatcgatttttacgtctcgatcatttcgagactcctcgtcatatccccgatctcatccgggactccgaactaccttcggtacatcaaaacacataaactcataataccgatcgtcaccgaacgttaagcgtgcggaccctacaggttcgagaactatgtagacatgaccgagactcgtttccggtcaataaccaatagcggaacctggatgctcatattggctcccacatatgctacaaagatctttatccgtcaaactgcataacaacatacgttgttccctttgtcatcggtatgttacttgcccgagattcgatcgtcggtatctcaatacctagttcaatctcgttaccagcaagtctctttactcgttccataatgcatcatcccgtaactaactcattagttacattgcttgcaaggcttatagtgatgtgcattaccgagagggcccagagatacctctcgacaatcggagtgacaaatcctaatctcgatctattcCAACTCAACAAagaccatcggagacacctgtagagcacctttataatcgcgcagttacgttgtgacgtttggtagcacacaaagtgtccctccggtattcgggagttgcataatctcatagtcataggaacatgtataagtcatgaagaaagcaatagcaacatactaaacgatcaagtgctaagctaacggaatgggtcatgtcaatcacattattctctaatgatgtgatcccgttaatcaaatgacaactcatgtctatggcaaggaaacttaaccatctttgattcaacgagctagtcaagtggaggcatactagtgacactctgttttgtctatgtattcacacatgtatcaagtttccggttaatacaattctagcatgaataataaacatttatcatgaaataataaaataaataataactttattattgcctcttgggcatatttccttcaacacaTAATAGTAGAACCGTAGTTACATTTCAGTTTTCTCATTTTCTCTAATGAAGAAACATGTGGAATGTTATATTGAGTTAAATACACAATGGATGCCTTAACTTGTCTGCCACGGTCAGTTTGGTATCCAAACTTGCAAAATAAACAAAAGTGGTGCTATAACTTGTGATAGAGTTCAAATATGATGCCTCTGTACGTATGCGCCCGTATGGGCTGCACGCGTGGCATGCCAGCTGGtggctggcccgcatgtcagtgggtGTGGGTAGATGCTTATTTTGCAGAATCCTCCCTTGGCTTTAGTTAAACGTAACAAAAAAGCCCTCGCTCTATGCTAATTATGCTAATTAACATGAAAAAGTTAACTTCATCATTTAGTGGTTGACACTGGGACCTACATGTTTTTTAATGGTAATAAGTGTCTCATTTATATTATAAGGATCATAGTACAAGCCACGTACATACACATACCAACCTGACAAAACTGAAAAGACAACAGAACGCTAGCCTTTGCACACAGGAACACCAACCAAGAAGTAAAATTACAAACAAGACCGAGGAATCCTCTGAGCTTGACAGCAACGCCCGTCACCTGCCTCTGACATCACCAGAGCAGCCACCAAAGAAAAAAAATACGGACAACTCCACACCCGAGCTCAACGTGGCTCCgtcgctgatatgcagctttgcgaaCTTCTAAGGTGACTCGCCAATAAAGGCGAAGCCGCCGTTGAAGGAATCCAACGGGGGCAACACCCCTGACATGCCAACTCCAGATCTAATGGTTTACATAGCATGCAGGCTAGCCACCGGGAGAAACAATACTTCGTGTAAAAGAGTTAGCTGGAACTTATGTAGATCAAATCTACCTTTACATTATTTAATGTTTCTTTAAGTTACTGTCTACATTCATGATATGTAAATTTTCCCATATAAAAATATGATAATTACCAATAAGCGATTATTTTCTATTTAAATATTCATTATTTTCATTATTGTGTAGTTTGAAGAGGTAAGCGTGGTTTTTCCTTCTAAATTTACGTGGGTTTGAACAGTACAAGGTATATTACAAAATATTGTGTGATTTTTTTTGTATCTTCATTTAGGACCACAAGCATGCACAATTATTGTGTATCTTCACCGTATTTTCAGAATACATAATTATTAAAAGAATAAAAATGTTGTATGTTGAAAACTGTTCAACATGTATTAAAAATCATTGTGTAAAAACAATAAATTCTATAAATGTGTTAAAACTTGTTAAACATGTTTGTAGAAATGTAAGAATAATTTTACACATtaattttttaatacatgttgaacattttttaaaatagaTGTTATCCAGTTTTTGTTTGCATaacgaacatttttttaaacacgTTTACAATTTCATAATTCATGTGAGACTTATTCGAAAATATCTTCAAGATTTTTCTTTAAATGCACTAACACGTTCTTTAAGTTTATGGGAGTTGCAATATTTCTTACATTTTTTCAACCGGAAAAAATAATATCAACAATTAAACATGAAAATTGAAATAGATAAAAAGAAATATTATGCATGCCCATAAGAGAAAATATTACTTGTGGTCAGCTTGGGCGTAACAAAACTGCCATGTTCTAGTTTGTGCAGCTCTCTTACATAATTAAATTAAACACGAGGGGGTTTCTACAAAAATCTTTATACACGGGACACCGGGCGCCTTGCCCACTGCCAGCCACTGACACGTGGGCCAATGTCGTGCTGGCATGCCACGTGGGCAAGACATATACCTGGATACGTATGGAGGCACCATATTTGCACGGTAAGACAAGTTACAACACCACTTTTGTATATTTTGCAAGTTTGAGTACCAAACTGGCCGCAACGAACAAATTAAGGCACCCGTGGTGTATTTAACACTCGATAGTAGGGAGATAGATGAACCAGCGGGATTAGTAGTTGTGGTCAACTGGCGACACTAGTTGGTAGCACAATAGCTATATGCAAGTCATTTGAATTTGGAATTTGGGTCAATTGATTTTCACGTGAAGGAAGGAAGGAGCTCGCCGGAGAAGACACTGGCATCTATCTTAGGGTGGCAAACTACcacattatctatcttagggtgacagactgccccattatctatcttattAGGGGTGTGGGGGTGGTGCAAGTTCGCTGGAAAAGAACCGGCAACCGCTGGGGTTAGAGGGACGGCCGGAAGTGGCGAGAGCGGCGGTAGCGCACCGATGGGCAAAGGTTAAGTGGAGGGCGGGCCAGCGAGGCGGTCGCGGGAGCGCCACCGGCCACGGGCGGCGGAGGCCAGTGGTAGCTACCGGCTTCGGCTCTGGTCAGGGTAGAAGATGAACATGGAAACAGTTGAGAGGTGGAAGAAGAAATATACACCGTTGGATCCGCATCTAAAGGCTGAAAACGATCGACTGGCCCCAATTTATGTTTCAGTCGACTTACCCCTAGCCTCTCCTAATTGGTAAGTACTTATTTGACCACATTAGCTATATGTAAGTTGCCTGAGAAATGAATTTGGGTCACTCGATTTTTGAGCCATTGTTTTCTACTTTACGATTAGTGCTTTTGTCTTTTTTCCTGTTTTATCTATTGTCTTCTTTTGGGCTGAAATTTTCGAATGACCACTACTTTGGGTTAGTCGATTTCTTATTGGGTTGAAGCCATATTCCTGTTCCTGTTGCCTATTAGACTGACacgcttcttctttttcttctattCGTATTCCTCTATTGATCTCTTTTTCTTAGTCTTTTTTTCTTGGTATTTCTTGGGATGTTGGTTGAGTGTAAAATATATACATGCAAGTATTGTATAACATGTGAATAAATATTATTAGAGTGTAAAAATGACATTGTTACATGTTTATTCTTACATATTAAAAAGTGTAAAGTTTTGTGcaggtttttgttttgttttttgttttcttaaaGGATAATATCAATATCATTAATTTATTCTACCTTAAATTTTTCATTATTCTAGTTATGTTTTAGTTTTTATTTCATTTCTTTCTTCATTAAGGTTGATACCAATTTCACTAATTCACTTTTATTAGGAAACTTATTTAAAACAATCCACTCTTATATGCTTATTCTAGCATATTATAAAAAAAAGCGCAATTTATATGTAAATTTTGTGCAAATTTTTATCatttgctttatattttgccatTTTCTCTGTTCTTAAAGTATagcaatgccactaattcattatTTCCTAGGATACTTaattattttgtttttgtttcatTTTATTTCCCTTCAAGgataataccaatgccactaaaTCCATTCTTTCTTAGAAATCTTTTTTTTAATTCCACCGTTATATGCTTATTTTTGCATCTTAAAGAAAATTGCAATTTCTTTAAATTGTGTGTAATTTTTGTCATTATTTGATTTGATTTTTtacttttttcttcttcttaaagGGGCAATAATACGAATGACCCTAATTCAATCTTGTCTTAGAAAGcctcattattattattatttggtTTTAGTTTATATTTCATTTTCACTGTTCTAAAAGGGTAATACCAAAGACACTAATTCATTCATTCTTGGAAACacttaattattattattttatgttCTTTTTTCATTTAATCTTAATatcaatgccactaattcattcttctCAGGAAACTTAAATTTTTTAGTGAAAAGTGAGTATTATATGCTTGTTCTTGCATATTATAAAAGGGTGCAATTTTTATCAATGTTTTTTTAGAAAACAAATTCATTTCATTTCTTcggtaataccaatgccactaattcatccttccttagaaaacttcattattATGATTTTGTTTTAGTTTATATTTCATGTTCTTTCTTATGAAAGGGTAATACAAAAGGCCCTAATTCATTCTTTCTTAGAAAAGCTTAATTATATTGATTTTGTTTTAGATTTGTTCTTTTTTTAATAGTAATAGCAATGCCAATAATTCATTCTTCTCAGGAAACTTAATTGTGTGTGTGAAAATTCCGCTATTATATCAGCTTGGTCTTGCATATTGTAAAAAAACGCAATTTCTATGTAAATTGTGTGCAAAAAATTCCAATGTTTGTTTTAGattattttttaaaatttatttctTAAGGGTAATACCGATGCCACTAATTCGTTCTTCCTTAGAAAAAatcattatttttatttttgtattttttttgttttatttattctCTAAGGATAATGCCAATGCCATAGGAAACATTTTTATTATTGCGACAATTTCCCTATTATATTCTTATTCTTGGATGTTATATTAAACCACGATTTCTATGTAAATTGTGTGCagtctttttttttcctttctgaaatgTTCTTTCATTATTCGTTTTATCTTGGTCGATGGGTCAAGATATTCTGAGATGTTGTGCTTAAGTATCTTGGGATTTGGTTATACTCCAATAAAAATCACATCATCTGGTGGGCCTAGCTCATATGTAAATCTCAGTTTGGTATTTAGGGTACAAAAAGTTGAGGACATTATCAAATATTTCGATTAAGTAGGAGAATTCTTAGATGATTTTTGATATATCGATTTGATAGGTGACATATGTAACAAAAATAATTATTTGTGGTTTGAGCTTATTGTAAGTTttctttatcctctgcatgataTTTTCACCCTTTTCAGAAAACTTTTCACGTAGCTACACTCTACACACTCGGTCACATGTATTAGTGTGGAATATCAGCTCTATGTGAGTCAGAGTAGTTTTTGGCTAGCTGCATTACAAAATGGATGTTTttgatttatttttatttttttgagaaatacaaaaaggatttttttttcttttttgaggcgTAAAGCTAATTTTTATTGATCGAAAGCCACTTGGAGTGGGATACAAAAAGGATCATGGGGATGAACCAACTAAGTGTGGTGTCCCCGGTCCAAAGAAATTGAAAACTTAGCTAAGCTATCTGCTTCCTTGTTTGCCTCTCTACGGTCAAAATTAAAATTACAATtgaaaataaaattaaaaatTAAATGGATATTATAATGAGAGATGGGTTGCACCTTGGCCAACACTATCGTTAGATGGGCCAAGCTTGCGGGCTGCTTGTTTCAACGGCTGGCCCTAAATACTACTTAATATAAAAAAATCAGTCGactggaaaaaaaatcaaaaagcCCCGTTCTCGTGCCACCGCTGCCACCGCATCTGAGAAATTTAGGTCCCCTCACCTCCGGCCGCCATCTTGGCGCTGAGAGGTGGGGGGACCTCGGATCTTGAAGATCTCTATGTTCTCGGTCAACGTCTAGTGATCATCATAGTTTTGTGAGAATAAATTTCCTCTCGTTTTTATGGCGGTGCCATGAGATTAGAGAGTTTTTTGTTCTCGCAAATCCGAGTACTCGGATCTGAGGAGTTTATGTTGTTGTGTCAAACTTTTTTTGTCGGTCTGATTCTTTGTGGAGGTGGAATCTTCATCGACATCATGGTGTAGATATAGTGATTCGACGGACTGCACTACTAGGGGTCATCCCCGGCCCAAGTACGTTCATTGATCAATGCTTCCAATCTTTTTGGATGGGCGACTAAAGGCGCTTTCAAAAATCATTATTGGTAATGTTCGTGCGGGTGAAAGGGTGACAACATCATTGCTCCTGTCCAATTGCAGCCACTTATCAAAGTCTTTAGAGTATTTCTTCGAGCAGAGATTTGATACCGCGAAGATGGTGTTTTCAAGAGATTTGATTGTAATTCTTAGTCATATGAATTACTTTGTATTTTCTTGGATCTAGGTAAAAATCAGTGTACTTGTAATTGTCACGAGTATGAATAAAGTTACAGATGTTTCTAAAAAGAATCAAAATATAAAAAAAGAAACTATAGTATCTACAATACCAAGTTCGTATCATTGGATCCACTAGGAAGTGTATTTTccatattatatatatatttgcATATTTTATTCTATATTTTGGTCAAACATACACATGTTTGACTTGCACAAAAATTGATACcccttatattttggaatggagggagcaGTAAGAGTTGAACTTATTTGCCGGTAACACAACACAATCATGCTTCATGCGATCAGTTCGACATGCTATACAACACTTAAAAAAATCATATGACGACCAAACGATTCATATCTGTCACCTTTCTTGCTGTCCGTCTCACCTAACCACCTATCCCGACGTCAGTTCCCACGGCCACACTCCCGTCCGCGCCGTAGCCATGCGCCGCACTCTCCCCCACCGGCAATGCGGCGGTGGCGGCCGTCGTCTTCGGCTTGAACCCCGGGAGGTCGCAGGGGATGTGCGGGATGAACGGGCAGTGCTTGGTGGGGTCGGCGTAGAACATGGCGCACTCGATGTGCGGGCGCTGGCCGGGGAAGCCGAGGATGCAGTTGCGCCGGACGTCGAGCACCCGGCTCCTCACCAGCTCCATGCAGTGGTACCCCACGGAGTGGAAGTAGTTGTCGGAGAGCGAGAGGTTGGTGAGCTTGCCGGTCTTGGCGAGGAGGCAGAGCACGTCGGGGACGTGGCCGTAGAGCTGGTTCCCGGCGAGGTTGAGCTCCTCGACGTCGGCGAGGCAGCCGAAGGAGAGCGGGATGGGGCCGCGGATCTCGTTGCCGCCCGCGTCGAACACGGTGAGCCCCTCCACCAGCCCGATCTCGTAGGGGAGGCAGCCGGAGAGGTCGTTGTTGAGGAAGAGGATCTCGGAGAGCGTGCCGGAGGCGTTGAAGATGGTGCGCGGGATGGGGCCGGTGAAGCGGTTGTTGGCGACGACGATGTACTCGGCCCTGCTGGTGCCGAAGGTGCTCTCCGGGATGACGCCGGTGAAGCCGTTGTTGTTGAGGAAGAGCGCCTCGACGGAGATGCCGAAGACGGAGGGCGGCACCTCGCCGGCGAAGCCGTTGAAGCGGAGGTCGAGGAAGGCGAGGCGGCCGAGGGGCGGCACGGCGGCCGGGAAGGCGCCGGAGAAGGCGTTGTTGGAGAGGTCGAGCTCGTAGAAGTAGCGCAGGGAGGTGAGCTCCGGGAGCACGCCGGAGAAGTTGTTGGAGTTGGCGTGGAAGAGCGCCAGGTCCGGAAAGGCGTCGATGAATCCGGCGAGCGTGGGCGCGCAGAGGTGGAAGCCGTTGAAGTCGATGGACGCCACGGTGAGCGTCTTGTTGGCGTCGTCCGGCGGCGTGTCGCAGTAGAAGCCCTTGTACGCGCTGCCGCCCTTGGAGCTGTCGCAGATCTTGGTGCCCACCCATGTCGCCGTCACGTTGAGTGGGTCGCTCGTGATGGTCCGCTTGAACGCCTGGATCACCGGGTACAGCAGCTTCAACTTCTCGTTTTCGAAATCCCACGGCGTCGGCTCCGGCGGTGGCGAGGGCGGACAGGCCGGCGGTGGAGGTGGAGGGCACACGGGAGGTGGCGGCGGGCACGCCGGTGGTGGAGGTGAAGGCGGTGGCGGGCATGCGggaggtggcggtggcggtgTTGGCGGACACGCGCAGCCTTCCAGTGACACCGTGGACGGCACGCACACGCAACCTACCACCGACACCCTCGACGCCGGAACATGATCGCGGGCAGCTAACTCCCTGCCCTCCTCACCGGCCCTCAACGACGGCGCATTGCCACCGTTGGTCCGTTCGTCGGAGGCACTCACCACGGCGAGCACAACCGCGAGTGCAAAAACGAGCCCACGGGCAGCAGCCGGAGACGGAACTGCTGCCGCTCGAAGTACAGCGGGCGGCATTGTATTTGTTGCGCACGTTGGCAATCACTTGGTCACTCACAGCATGACACACCGGCGGCCGGCCTCCGCTCCCGTTCTCGGAGAATGGCATGTCGGCCGTGGTATAAgaagggagggagagagagacacAAGTGGAGGACAAGCGAATATGAAATGCTTTGGCGAAACGAAAGGAAAAGGGGTGGGAACAACGGAAGCTTAAGTGGGAGATGGTAGTGGGGTTGGCGGTTAACTGGTCCTCGTCGGCGGTGGGAGAAGATCGATACTACTCCGGCAGCGTGAAGTGCAGTGCAGTGCAGACCTCGCAGGAGATCTCCGTCTGATCCGATGGTGGTCTCACGAATCTCGCATGCATCCTCGTGCAATCCCCGTCGTGATGATTCAAGTCCCGCGCGATCCCCGGCCCGGGTAGACCCCATGTAAACCCTTCTTCAAATTTGCGCAATGGctggctagctagctagctagtactagtCTAGTTCTTTCTAGTCTCCATATAAAATTTGGTCAGAGTCTAGCTTTGTAAAATTTAACTAACTTCATATTAAAATTTGGTCAGAGTCCAGCTTTATAAAGTTTGGCTAACTTTATGTTAAAAAACATCAGCATTCGCAATATGAAGTCAATATTATCAGATGCAGCATGAAATTTATTTTCATACCATATAATTTTAATATTGTAGATGTTCATATTTTTTTAaatttgatcaaactttgtgTTGTTTGACTTCAACAAAATCTTATACGCGGAGTagaaagaaacggagggagtacgtgtTGCCTATTTGCATGTGTCAGTTTAGTCAAATAGTTTTGGCAGCCCTGGCGATCGAGCCTCTTGGTCAGTGAGGAAGGCAATGACGGCAGAAAGATTTGATCAGGTCGGCTTCTCACAATCGGTCTAAGCACAAGAACAGCAGAAGAGCAGGTACATGACGATGCTTGTGTTCAGTTCACCTGTTCTCATTACCTTGCTCTTGTCGACATGATTGGAACCACGGACAAAGGCACTCTTCACAAACCACGATGTGGGACATGGATGATTGTTGGACATCATCATAGTGTGGGACAACAAAGGCACTCtaaaaaaatttaaaagatgcatGGCCAAGAAAGAAACAAAGGAATGCACACCGGAAAACTTTAGCTAAACAAATAAACTCCTGATGGCATGCAAAAACTGCCCCCATCATCGTTTCTGTATTTTGATGAAAGGGACACTACTCATTGTTTATGTTTTTCTAAGGGACACTCATTTGCCGTTGTCAAGGGCCCTACAATTTGGCAACCCTCACAAGTGGCACCCAAGGTTTTTTTGCTACGGCTCGTACAAATGTGATAGTGATCAGAAATTCGAATTGCCAGTTGATATCTGGCACTCCACGCAATTTAATCGCTTCGTGTGCTTACACCCTGCAAGTAATGGTGGGGTGATGCAAAGGCCGGCGGTTGCACGGTAAGAAAAGGTTGAAGATGATCAAAATGGCGCAATCGTGGCAAAAATTCAACAGGCCAAAAATTCAAATGACATAAAAATGAAATCAGTTAACTGATAAATAGGAGCTTCCAGAAAAAAGACCTGCAAAGAATCAACTGAATAGTGCACTTGTTCGAGCAAAAAGAGGGAAAGCAAAGACCACAAATGAGGAACCTTTCAGTTGAAGGAGTGGCGATTAAAGGCTGTATGAACGGAAGATATACATGCCCATCAATTAAGGACCTTTGAGCTGGAAGTTTGAAATAACCTAGTGATCTATGATTGGTTGTTCAAAAAGTGGTCTCAAAGTTCAAACACGCGGAGCACGCATTGCAAGTGCATAAAAGGTTAGCATATACAACATACAACTCACCAGCTACGCGTGGTACCTTTTCAGTGCAACCACCCCCTTCGGACTGCAGAGTAGACATACAGAACCAAAGACTCGAACAAGGACTGCATTTGTACATGCAAGACACGACATCGCGCGTAGAGCCATAGAGAGAAGGATGTTGCGAGAAAAGGTATATGTCATTATCCACAACATGTAAACCTCGGCAAGTTTCATGTTCATGGAAACAATATACAAATCATTCCGTTTCTCAGACTGAAGAGCGTGCATCTAAACCCACGTATCAGCAGTTAAACATTATGCCCTGGATATCCAGAAATACTCTCAGCGGTGGATGGATCACGGTATAGAGACTCTGAGGACGAGGCCAACTGCGCTGGACAACTGGAGAGCTTCCTGATAAGCCAAAAAAGAGCCATGGTTAAGAAACGCTGCCATTGCCAGGAAAATGGTGATGATATTTGATAACATTTGTAAACAAAAATCGGTAACCCCAGACAAATTCCCTTGTGCCAGTGAGTCCTCAGGATTAATGTTTGAGCATACACTACTATTAGGTATCC contains:
- the LOC109735536 gene encoding uncharacterized protein At4g06744, which encodes MPPAVLRAAAVPSPAAARGLVFALAVVLAVVSASDERTNGGNAPSLRAGEEGRELAARDHVPASRVSVVGCVCVPSTVSLEGCACPPTPPPPPPACPPPPSPPPPACPPPPPVCPPPPPPACPPSPPPEPTPWDFENEKLKLLYPVIQAFKRTITSDPLNVTATWVGTKICDSSKGGSAYKGFYCDTPPDDANKTLTVASIDFNGFHLCAPTLAGFIDAFPDLALFHANSNNFSGVLPELTSLRYFYELDLSNNAFSGAFPAAVPPLGRLAFLDLRFNGFAGEVPPSVFGISVEALFLNNNGFTGVIPESTFGTSRAEYIVVANNRFTGPIPRTIFNASGTLSEILFLNNDLSGCLPYEIGLVEGLTVFDAGGNEIRGPIPLSFGCLADVEELNLAGNQLYGHVPDVLCLLAKTGKLTNLSLSDNYFHSVGYHCMELVRSRVLDVRRNCILGFPGQRPHIECAMFYADPTKHCPFIPHIPCDLPGFKPKTTAATAALPVGESAAHGYGADGSVAVGTDVGIGG